A window of the Juglans microcarpa x Juglans regia isolate MS1-56 chromosome 5D, Jm3101_v1.0, whole genome shotgun sequence genome harbors these coding sequences:
- the LOC121266257 gene encoding MDIS1-interacting receptor like kinase 2-like — protein sequence MATVSIFISIPIVAIWAIWILLCGKCLDDAFHHLVVAASGSSTLQLKQAKALQETGWWPSTTHAQANSNYSSACHWDGITCNAGGSITTIDRFDQGLGGQLIKLNFSLLPNLVSLNLSRNSLTGRIPLEIGMLKNLVYLNLYSNMLVGPIPYTLSHLTNLEYLQLDQNKINGSIPSEIGMLKNLTILSLFSNMLVGPIPSTIGYLTNLEYLYLAYNKINGSIPSEIGMLKNLTILYLSSNMLVGPIPSTLGNLTNLKYLSLDQNKINGSIPSEIGMLKNLTDLVLSSNMLVGPIPYTLSHLTNLEYLWLDQNKINGSIPSEIEMLKNLTSLYLSSNMLVGPIPSTLGNLTNLKYLSLGQNKINGSIPSEIGMLKNLTDLDLGSNMLGPIPSTLGHLTNLQSLHLDQNKINGFIPSEIGMLKNLTNLNLSSNMLVGPIPFIWDNLTHLQYLDLSVNYLTGSIPYREVNLYWVKYVNLSHNSIRGEIPVALGSVARLSSLDLSYNNLTGHIPPSLIYIKEIDLSHNSLKGRIPDGFDRYHKSYTLTGNRDLCGQFKIFPPCPKGKKSIVTKTKIFAPITTFLGFLVIGGGILLSRCVFKINQIESRESKNGNIFSIWNYDGHIAYEDIIEATEDFHIRYCIGTGGYGSVYKAELPSGNVVALKKLHQREAENPVFYRSFINEVRVLTEIRHRNIVKLHGFCVHKGCRFLIYEYMERGSLFCVLRNVDEAVELDWSKRINIIKGTAHALSYMHHECIPAIVHRDISSNNILLNSKFQGFISDFGTAKLLDPDSSNQTLVVGTYGYIAPEFAYTMTVTEKCDIYSFGVVALEVLMGRHPGELLSSLSSSSFQNMMLNEILDRRLPPPNHLIGQDILLVATIAFACLHTQPKSRPTMKCVSQEFLSRRKPNVIPLTTVSLMQLRKQAGYMEGSGFAYC from the exons ATGGCAACAGTCTCCATTTTCATTTCCATACCGATAGTAGCGATATGGGCTATCTGGATCTTGTTATGCGGAAAGTGTTTGGATGATGCATTTCATCACCTTGTTGTTGCTGCATCTGGATCATCTACCCTTCAACTTAAACAAGCCAAGGCTTTGCAGGAGACTGGGTGGTGGCCGTCCACTACTCATGCCCAAGCCAATAGTAATTATTCAAGTGCTTGCCACTGGGATGGTATTACTTGCAATGCTGGAGGAAGTATCACAACCATCGATAGATTTGATCAAGGTTTGGGAGGTCAGTTGATCAAACTCAACTTCTCTTTATTACCAAATTTAGTCAGTCTAAATCTTAGTAGGAACTCCCTTACGGGGCGTATCCCACTTGAGATAGGGATGTTAAAGAACTTGGTCTATTTAAACCTTTACTCCAACATGCTCGTCGGTCCAATCCCTTACACTCTGAGTCATTTAACTAATTTGGAATACTTGCAGCTTGATCAGAATAAAATCAATGGATCCATTCCCTCCGAAATAGGGATGCTGaaaaatctgacaattttaTCCCTTTTTTCGAACATGCTCGTCGGTCCAATCCCTTCCACAATTGGTTATTTAACTAATTTGGAATATTTGTACCTTgcttataataaaatcaatggaTCCATTCCCTCCGAAATAGGGATGCTGAAAAATCTGACCATTTTATACCTCTCTTCGAACATGCTTGTCGGTCCAATCCCTTCCACTCTGGGCAATTTaactaatttgaaatatttgtcGCTTGATCAGAACAAAATCAATGGATCCATTCCCTCCGAAATAGGGATGCTGAAAAATCTGACTGATTTAGTCCTTTCTTCGAACATGCTCGTCGGTCCAATCCCTTACACTCTGAGTCATTTAACTAATTTGGAATACTTGTGGCTTGATCAGAATAAAATCAATGGATCCATTCCCTCCGAAATAGAGATGCTGAAAAATCTGACCAGTTTATACCTCTCTTCGAACATGCTTGTCGGTCCAATCCCTTCCACTCTGGGCAATTTaactaatttgaaatatttgtcCCTTGGTCAGAATAAAATCAATGGATCCATTCCCTCCGAAATAGGGATGCTGAAAAATCTAACCGATTTAGATCTTGGTTCAAACATGCTCGGTCCAATCCCTTCCACTCTGGGCCATTTAACTAATTTGCAATCTTTACACCTTGATCAGAACAAAATCAATGGATTCATTCCCTCCGAAATTGGGATGCTGAAAAATCTAACCAATTTAAACCTTTCTTCGAACATGCTCGTCGGTCCAATCCCTTTCATCTGGGATAATTTGACTCATCTACAGTATTTAGACCTTAGTGTAAACTACTTAACTGGAAGCATTCCCTATCGCGAGGTTAACCTTTATTGGGTGAAATACGTTAACCTTAGTCATAACTCTATTAGAGGAGAAATACCCGTTGCACTTGGGAGTGTTGCCCGTCTCTCGAGTTTGGATCTTAGCTACAATAATCTTACGGGCCATATCCCCCCTTCtctcatttatataaaagaaattgacTTGTCACACAATTCTTTGAAGGGTCGAATTCCAGACGGTTTTGATCGGTATCATAAATCCTACACATTAACTGGAAATAGGGATTTATGCGGTCAATTCAAGATTTTCCCTCCATGTCCAAAAGGTAAAAAATCAATagtaaccaaaacaaaaatttttgcTCCCATCACCACTTTCCTTGGATTCCTGGTTATTGGGGGTGGTATTCTCTTGTCTCGTTGTGTGTTCAAGATAAATCAGATTGAGTCTAGGGAATCGAAGAATGGAAACATATTCTCGATATGGAATTATGATGGACATATTGCATATGAAGACATCATTGAAGCAACTGAGGATTTTCACATCAGATATTGCATTGGAACTGGTGGTTATGGTAGCGTTTACAAAGCAGAATTACCAAGCGGAAATGTGGTTGCCTTAAAGAAACTTCATCAGAGAGAGGCTGAGAATCCAGTTTTCTATAGGAGTTTTATAAATGAAGTGAGAGTGTTAACAGAGATTCGACATCGAAATATTGTGAAGTTGCATGGATTCTGTGTACATAAAGGATgcagatttttaatttatgagtaCATGGAAAGGGGAAGCCTATTTTGTGTCCTAAGAAATGTTGATGAAGCTGTGGAACTTGATTGGAGCAAGAGGATAAACATCATCAAAGGCACGGCACACGCCTTATCTTACATGCATCACGAATGCATCCCAGCAATTGTTCATAGAGATATATCATCCAACAACATTTTGCTGAACTCCAAATTCCAAGGTTTTATATCTGACTTTGGAACTGCTAAACTCCTTGATCCTGACTCTTCCAATCAAACATTGGTTGTTGGCACTTATGGTTATATTGCACCAG AGTTTGCTTACACAATGACAGTTACTGAAAAATGCGATATATATAGCTTTGGAGTGGTGGCACTAGAAGTATTAATGGGAAGGCATCCGGGAGAACTCTTGtcctcattatcatcatcatcatttcaaaaTATGATGCTTAATGAAATATTAGACCGACGACTGCCACCCCCAAATCATCTAATTGGACAGGATATTTTGCTTGTTGCTACAATAGCATTTGCATGCCTTCATACTCAGCCAAAATCTCGACCAACAATGAAATGTGTGTCACAAGAATTTCTCTCTCGCAGGAAGCCGAATGTCATACCCTTGACCACGGTTTCACTCATGCAACTAAGGAAACAAGCAGGATATATGGAAGGATCAGGATTTGCTTATTGTTAG
- the LOC121266258 gene encoding probable leucine-rich repeat receptor-like protein kinase At1g35710, with product MLKNLAILYLSWNMLVGPIPYTLSHLTNLKYLLLAQNKINGSIPSEIGMLKNLTYLDLGSNMLVGPIPSTIGYLTNLEYLFIGQNKINGSIPSEIGMLKNLTYLDLGSNMLVGPIPSTIGYLTNLQSLHLDQNKINGFIPSEIGMLKNLTDLNLSSNMLVGPIPFIWDNLTNLEYLDLSVNYLIGSIPYHEDNLYWVKYVNLSHNFIRGEIPVAFGSVVGAHLSSLDLSYNKLTGHIPPSLIYIKEIDLSHNSLKGRIPDGFDRYHKSYTLTGNRDLCGQFKLFPPCPKSKKSIVTKIKFFAPITTFLGFLVIGGILLSRCVFKKNQFELRESKNGNIFSIWNYDGHIAYEDIIEATEDFHIRYCIGTGGYGSVYKAELPSGNVVALKKLHQREAENPVFYRSFINEVRVLTEIRHRNIMKLHGFCVHKGCRFLIYEYMERGSLFCVLRNVDEAMELDWSKRINIIKGTAHALSYMHHECIPAIVHRDISSNNILLNSKFQGFISDFGTAKLLDPDSSNQTLVIGTYGYIAPEFAYTMTVTEKCDIYSFGVVALEVLMGRHPGELLSSLSSSSSSSFQNMMLNGILDRRLPLPNRLIGQDILLVATIAFACLHTQPKSRPTMKCVSQEFLSRRKPNVIPLTTVSLMQLSKQAVYMEGSGFAYC from the exons ATGCTGAAAAATCTGGCCATTTTATACCTTTCTTGGAACATGCTCGTCGGTCCAATCCCTTACACTCTAAGTCATTTaactaatttgaaatatttgctCCTTGCTCAGAATAAAATCAATGGATCCATTCCCTCCGAAATAGGGATGCTGAAAAATCTGACCTATTTAGATCTTGGTTCAAACATGCTCGTCGGTCCAATCCCTTCCACCATTGGTTATTTAACTAATTTGGAATATTTGTTCATTGGTCAGAATAAAATCAATGGATCCATTCCCTCCGAAATAGGGATGCTGAAAAATCTGACCTATTTAGATCTTGGTTCAAACATGCTCGTCGGTCCAATCCCTTCCACCATTGGTTATTTAACTAATTTGCAATCTTTACACCTTGATCAGAACAAAATCAATGGATTCATTCCCTCCGAAATTGGGATGCTGAAAAATCTAACCGATTTAAACCTTTCTTCGAACATGCTCGTCGGTCCAATCCCTTTCATCTGGgataatttaactaatttagaATATTTAGACCTTAGTGTAAACTACTTAATTGGAAGCATTCCCTATCACGAGGATAACCTTTATTGGGTGAAATATGTTAACCTTAGTCATAACTTTATTAGAGGAGAAATACCCGTTGCATTTGGGAGTGTTGTAGGAGCCCATTTGTCGAGTTTGGATCTTAGCTACAATAAGCTTACGGGCCATATCCCCCCTTCtctcatttatataaaagaaattgacTTGTCACACAATTCTTTGAAGGGTCGAATTCCAGACGGTTTTGATCGGTATCATAAATCCTACACATTAACTGGAAATAGGGATTTATGCGGTCAATTTAAGCTTTTCCCTCCATGCCCCAAGAGTAAAAAATCAATAgtaaccaaaataaaatttttcgcTCCCATCACCACTTTCCTCGGATTCCTAGTTATTGGGGGTATTCTCTTGTCTCGTTGTGTGTTTAAGAAAAATCAGTTTGAGTTAAGAGAATCTAAGAATGGAAACATATTCTCGATATGGAATTATGACGGACATATTGCATATGAAGACATCATTGAAGCAACTGAGGATTTTCACATCAGATATTGCATTGGAACTGGTGGTTATGGTAGCGTTTACAAAGCAGAATTACCAAGCGGAAATGTGGTTGCCTTAAAGAAACTTCATCAGAGAGAGGCTGAGAATCCAGTTTTCTATAGGAGTTTTATAAATGAAGTGAGAGTGTTAACAGAGATTCGACATcgaaatattatgaagttgcATGGATTCTGTGTACATAAAGGATgcagatttttaatttatgagtaCATGGAAAGGGGAAGCCTATTTTGTGTCCTAAGAAATGTTGATGAAGCTATGGAACTTGATTGGAGCAAGAGGATAAACATCATCAAAGGCACGGCACACGCCTTATCTTACATGCATCACGAATGCATCCCAGCAATTGTTCATAGAGATATATCATCCAACAACATTTTGCTGAACTCCAAATTCCAAGGTTTTATATCTGACTTTGGAACTGCTAAACTCCTTGATCCTGACTCTTCCAATCAAACATTGGTTATTGGCACTTATGGTTATATTGCTCCAG AGTTTGCTTACACAATGACAGTTACTGAAAAATGCGATATATATAGCTTTGGAGTGGTGGCACTAGAAGTATTAATGGGAAGGCATCCGGGAGAACTCTTGtcctcattatcatcatcatcatcatcatcatttcaaaaTATGATGCTTAATGGAATATTAGACAGACGATTGCCACTCCCAAATCGTCTAATTGGACAGGATATTTTGCTTGTTGCTACAATAGCATTTGCATGCCTTCATACTCAGCCAAAATCTCGACCAACAATGAAATGTGTGTCACAAGAATTTCTCTCTCGCAGGAAGCCGAATGTCATACCCTTGACTACGGTTTCACTCATGCAACTAAGCAAACAAGCAGTATATATGGAAGGATCAGGATTTGCTTATTGTTAG